A genomic region of Gossypium hirsutum isolate 1008001.06 chromosome D01, Gossypium_hirsutum_v2.1, whole genome shotgun sequence contains the following coding sequences:
- the LOC107921257 gene encoding homeobox-leucine zipper protein HOX3: protein MAVLPTGSSHLELTISVPGFASSPSFPSSGDQGGCTVRDLDINQVPAEDEWITASMEDEEESCNNGAPPRKKLRLTKEQSRLLEESFRLNHTLNPKQKGALALQLKLRPRQVEVWFQNRRARSKLKQTEMECEYLKRWFGSLTEQNRRLQREVEELRAMKVAPPTVISPHSCEPLPASTLTMCPRCERVTTTTTAAIEKGSAKMTAATNRTATTLSSKVGTSALQSRPSSAAC, encoded by the exons ATGGCGGTTTTACCCACCGGCTCTTCACACTTGGAGTTGACGATATCTGTTCCTGGTTTCGCTTCTTCCCCTTCTTTCCCTTCTTCTG GTGATCAAGGGGGTTGTACGGTGAGAGATTTGGATATAAACCAAGTACCAGCAGAAGATGAATGGATCACAGCAAGCatggaagatgaagaagaaagctGCAATAATGGTGCCCCTCCTCGAAAAAAGCTTCGTCTTACAAAAGAACAGTCTCGCCTTCTTGAAGAAAGTTTCAGACTAAACCATACCCTAAACCCt AAGCAGAAAGGGGCATTGGCTTTGCAGCTGAAGCTTAGGCCAAGGCAGGTTGAAGTTTGGTTCCAGAACCGTAGGGCCAG gAGCAAGTTGAAGCAGACAGAGATGGAATGTGAGTACCTGAAGAGATGGTTCGGATCACTGACGGAGCAAAACCGAAGGCTTCAAAGGGAGGTGGAAGAGCTTAGGGCCATGAAAGTAGCACCACCGACCGTGATATCGCCTCACAGCTGTGAGCCTCTGCCTGCGTCCACCCTGACTATGTGTCCTCGGTGCGAGCGTGTGACCACCACCACCACTGCTGCCATCGAAAAGGGCTCCGCCAAAATGACTGCCGCCACCAACCGCACCGCCACCACTTTGTCCTCTAAGGTAGGAACATCAGCCCTCCAATCAAGGCCATCTTCGGCGGCTTGTTAG